One window of Thiomicrorhabdus lithotrophica genomic DNA carries:
- a CDS encoding efflux RND transporter periplasmic adaptor subunit: MFHKLKRILIPLLIIAVAVAVFVYMKSTKPEQKPVSVQEKVWMVESMVAEFETLSPVQTLYGKVESNSMVSASAPVTGVVDKVLVKEGESVKKGQALLSISEPDLTIPLAQANADFEDAKAQLSLQRLTNQANQKRFEHESKVLKLKQTAVQRSQQLMAKNLASQSSLDAANEALVRQEYVVVGSKLAVQENQLKIAQSEARLAKTKAALQQAELNLRRGQLVAPYDARIAKVNVSEGSRVNAGAVMISFYALESLELRAKLPTSLLVSVTKALQDEVAMNAFYQTATKEESLRLLRLAGEATTSGVDAFFAVPSVLSELRPGELMEINLKGVAEDSVVAVPYSAIYGNDRLYLIEDERLVSHTVNVVGEVLRDGRLWALVKPDFAAGSRISITHLPNATTGLKVSEVLK, from the coding sequence ATGTTCCATAAACTAAAACGTATTCTTATTCCTTTGTTAATTATTGCAGTTGCAGTTGCTGTGTTTGTGTATATGAAATCGACCAAGCCTGAGCAAAAGCCTGTAAGTGTTCAAGAGAAAGTTTGGATGGTTGAAAGTATGGTTGCGGAATTTGAGACTTTGTCGCCAGTGCAAACTCTGTACGGTAAGGTTGAATCAAATTCTATGGTTTCGGCATCAGCTCCTGTAACAGGCGTGGTGGATAAGGTGTTGGTGAAAGAAGGGGAGAGTGTTAAAAAAGGGCAGGCGTTACTTTCAATTAGTGAGCCAGATTTAACGATTCCATTAGCGCAAGCAAATGCAGATTTTGAAGATGCAAAAGCACAGCTTAGTTTGCAGCGTTTAACTAACCAGGCAAATCAAAAGCGTTTTGAACATGAAAGCAAGGTGCTAAAGTTAAAGCAAACCGCTGTTCAACGTTCTCAGCAGCTTATGGCTAAAAATTTAGCTTCACAGTCTTCTCTGGATGCGGCTAATGAAGCATTGGTTCGTCAGGAATATGTCGTGGTTGGTTCTAAGTTAGCGGTACAAGAAAATCAGTTGAAAATTGCGCAATCTGAGGCACGTTTAGCTAAAACAAAAGCGGCTTTACAGCAGGCAGAATTGAACCTGCGACGCGGACAGTTAGTGGCACCGTATGATGCACGAATTGCTAAAGTAAATGTGAGTGAAGGGTCAAGAGTAAATGCGGGCGCAGTTATGATTAGTTTTTATGCGCTAGAGAGTTTAGAGCTGCGTGCTAAGTTACCGACTTCTTTATTGGTTAGTGTTACTAAAGCCTTGCAGGATGAAGTTGCAATGAATGCATTTTATCAAACTGCAACTAAAGAAGAGTCATTGCGTCTTTTACGTTTGGCAGGTGAAGCAACAACTAGCGGTGTGGATGCCTTCTTTGCTGTGCCTTCTGTGTTGTCAGAATTGAGGCCTGGTGAATTGATGGAAATTAACTTGAAAGGGGTCGCAGAAGATAGTGTTGTTGCTGTTCCTTATAGTGCAATTTACGGTAATGATCGCCTATATTTAATTGAAGATGAACGTTTAGTTTCTCATACAGTAAACGTTGTAGGGGAGGTGTTAAGAGATGGACGATTATGGGCTTTAGTAAAGCCTGACTTTGCAGCAGGTTCAAGAATTTCTATTACGCATTTGCCTAATGCAACAACCGGACTTAAAGTTTCAGAGGTGTTGAAATGA
- a CDS encoding efflux RND transporter permease subunit, with protein sequence MSQLESLDRDDADIYPKEKAFKSRGVIGMFARHKVAPNLLMIIMILAGIIALMKLNVQFFPTFTLDYASVKVIWPGANAQDVEKSITEPVERVLRNLDSLDEMTSTSSLGISSISLKFEEGTDMIEAVDQVNQRVSELRNLPQDSQKPIIERVVRYESIARVLLISEKGSLDELRPLVRSFERQLLDAGIDKVNFKGLPQEEMAVEISQQALEQHNLTLESIGNQLAGMSRDYPAGSVGDNDSVRDLRALEQKRDEVAFSQMSLVSSDSENLSLGDIGTVERRPIKNAPFLTVDGSTAIEMQLMRAESGDTLKSSKIMQDWLLEAEPQLPEGMRLQVYDETWSLVNQRIMLLVNNGIGGLILVVLILYIFMHGRVAFWVAVGIPVSFAATLMIMLLAGGSINMVSLFGLIMALGIIVDDAIVVGEDALAHHEMGEPDLQAAEGGAHRMLGPVTASSLTTVGAFLPLMMVGGEMGNILFAIPLVIIAVIFASLIESFTILPGHLRHAFKGVKKAEPGTIRYRLDSAINHFRHHQFRYAIRWVLSHRGITLATALALMIFVIGLLVGGRLSFVFFPSPESTKINADVRFVAGTPSSVSSSYVDGLYQALLETEKELEPGILKVAIVHYNETTTQAGANYGGINIQLEEPDLRKTRNAQFIRMWQEKAGNAPGLDSLTIASPRAGPPGSDVDIRLTGAEPMILKQAALELEQAIEQIQGVSGVRDDLPFGRDQLIYRLTPQGEALGFTYVSLGAQLSDAFSGRLVQIFTDGEDEIEVRVQYPKSEQFSLATMNKMQVVSPTGERVSLSAVATWTAQRGFDAIRHVDGQMAVTVLGDVDSSANNPNAILAELQKETLPQLEAKYGLSYSLEGQNARQAETMADMKVGLLIGLSMIYIVLAWVFGSYGWPLVVMMAIPFGLVGAIMGHWWMGLDMTILSLFGFFGLSGIVVNDSIILVSFYKNLRESGLAVNQALEEAAVQRVRAVLLTSLTTVAGLTPLLFETSLQAQFLIPMATAIAFGLIFSTFLILLVLPAMLSYYEHAMEWYLNRSNRIDGIKAELDTVT encoded by the coding sequence ATGAGCCAGTTAGAATCTCTAGATAGGGATGATGCGGACATTTATCCAAAGGAAAAAGCCTTTAAATCGCGCGGTGTTATCGGCATGTTTGCTCGTCACAAGGTTGCACCTAACTTATTGATGATAATTATGATTCTTGCGGGAATCATTGCGTTAATGAAACTCAATGTACAGTTTTTTCCAACCTTTACCTTGGATTATGCTTCGGTAAAAGTGATTTGGCCGGGGGCGAATGCTCAGGATGTTGAAAAAAGCATTACCGAGCCGGTTGAGAGGGTTTTACGAAACCTAGATAGTCTGGATGAAATGACATCTACTTCTTCATTGGGGATTTCTTCGATTTCTTTAAAGTTTGAAGAAGGTACGGACATGATTGAGGCAGTGGATCAAGTTAATCAAAGGGTAAGCGAACTAAGGAACTTACCTCAAGATTCACAAAAGCCCATTATAGAACGTGTGGTGCGTTATGAGTCTATTGCAAGAGTGCTGCTAATCTCTGAAAAAGGGAGTCTGGATGAATTAAGGCCTTTAGTGCGTAGTTTTGAAAGACAGTTACTTGATGCTGGTATTGATAAGGTTAATTTTAAAGGCTTGCCTCAAGAAGAGATGGCAGTTGAAATTTCTCAGCAGGCGCTAGAGCAGCATAATTTAACGTTAGAATCGATTGGTAATCAGCTTGCAGGTATGAGTCGTGATTATCCAGCAGGTTCAGTAGGTGATAATGATAGTGTTCGAGATTTACGAGCTTTAGAGCAAAAGCGTGATGAAGTTGCGTTTTCTCAAATGTCACTGGTTTCCTCTGATTCTGAAAATCTATCTTTAGGCGATATAGGAACGGTAGAAAGGCGGCCGATTAAGAACGCGCCATTTTTAACGGTAGATGGTTCTACTGCAATTGAAATGCAGCTAATGCGTGCAGAAAGTGGTGATACCTTAAAATCCTCTAAAATCATGCAAGACTGGTTGTTAGAGGCTGAACCTCAACTTCCAGAAGGGATGCGTTTACAGGTTTATGACGAGACTTGGTCTCTAGTGAATCAGCGTATTATGTTACTGGTGAATAACGGTATTGGTGGACTGATACTGGTTGTATTGATTCTGTATATTTTTATGCACGGACGAGTCGCTTTTTGGGTGGCGGTAGGCATTCCAGTTTCTTTTGCTGCGACCCTAATGATTATGTTGTTGGCGGGTGGTTCTATTAACATGGTAAGCCTGTTTGGCTTAATTATGGCGCTGGGTATTATTGTTGATGATGCCATAGTAGTTGGAGAGGATGCTTTAGCACATCACGAAATGGGTGAACCAGACTTACAAGCGGCAGAAGGTGGCGCGCACCGTATGCTTGGACCCGTCACAGCTTCTTCCCTAACAACAGTGGGTGCATTTCTGCCTTTGATGATGGTCGGGGGTGAGATGGGAAATATTTTATTTGCCATTCCATTGGTGATAATTGCTGTTATCTTTGCATCTTTGATTGAGAGTTTTACGATTCTTCCTGGACATTTACGCCATGCCTTTAAGGGTGTTAAAAAAGCAGAACCTGGCACAATTCGTTATCGCTTAGATTCGGCAATAAATCACTTTAGACATCATCAATTTAGGTATGCCATTCGTTGGGTATTGAGCCATCGAGGTATTACTTTGGCAACGGCATTAGCCTTAATGATTTTTGTGATTGGTTTGCTGGTTGGTGGACGCTTGTCTTTTGTCTTTTTCCCATCACCGGAGTCGACCAAAATCAATGCTGATGTCCGTTTTGTGGCAGGAACGCCCTCTTCTGTCTCATCGAGCTATGTTGATGGTCTTTATCAGGCTTTGCTTGAAACAGAGAAAGAATTAGAGCCTGGAATATTGAAAGTTGCTATTGTTCATTACAATGAAACCACAACGCAGGCAGGTGCAAATTACGGTGGTATTAATATTCAGCTAGAAGAGCCAGATTTAAGAAAAACGCGTAATGCCCAGTTTATAAGAATGTGGCAAGAAAAAGCAGGAAACGCACCAGGCTTGGATTCTTTAACGATTGCTTCACCGAGAGCAGGACCACCTGGTAGTGATGTTGATATACGTCTTACGGGTGCAGAACCGATGATTTTAAAACAGGCGGCCTTAGAGTTGGAGCAGGCGATAGAGCAGATACAAGGGGTGAGTGGGGTTCGCGACGATTTACCTTTTGGACGAGATCAGTTGATATATCGTCTAACGCCACAAGGTGAGGCGCTTGGTTTTACTTATGTTTCGTTAGGCGCGCAGTTATCTGATGCTTTTTCAGGTCGTTTAGTGCAAATCTTTACGGATGGCGAGGATGAGATCGAAGTAAGAGTGCAATATCCGAAATCGGAACAGTTTTCTTTAGCGACTATGAATAAAATGCAGGTTGTCTCACCAACAGGAGAACGAGTTTCATTGAGTGCAGTAGCAACCTGGACGGCTCAACGCGGTTTCGATGCTATTCGCCATGTTGATGGTCAGATGGCGGTAACGGTTTTAGGGGATGTAGATTCGAGTGCTAATAACCCGAATGCGATTTTAGCTGAATTGCAGAAAGAGACATTACCTCAATTAGAGGCTAAGTATGGTTTAAGTTATTCTCTTGAGGGTCAAAATGCACGCCAAGCTGAAACAATGGCTGATATGAAGGTAGGACTTTTGATTGGGCTTTCGATGATTTATATCGTTTTGGCCTGGGTGTTTGGCTCATATGGTTGGCCTTTGGTTGTGATGATGGCCATTCCATTTGGTTTGGTTGGAGCGATTATGGGGCACTGGTGGATGGGCTTGGATATGACGATACTGTCGTTATTCGGTTTTTTTGGTCTATCAGGTATTGTGGTGAACGATTCCATTATTTTAGTGAGTTTTTATAAAAATCTCAGAGAGTCCGGTTTGGCGGTTAACCAAGCTTTAGAGGAGGCGGCTGTGCAAAGGGTGCGGGCGGTATTATTGACTTCTTTGACTACGGTTGCGGGTTTAACCCCACTATTGTTTGAAACTTCATTACAAGCACAGTTTTTAATTCCAATGGCCACGGCAATTGCATTTGGTTTGATCTTTTCGACCTTTTTAATTTTATTGGTTCTGCCAGCCATGCTTTCATATTATGAGCATGCTATGGAATGGTATTTGAATAGATCCAATCGAATTGATGGTATTAAGGCTGAGTTGGATACTGTCACTTAG
- the tkt gene encoding transketolase — MATRRDLANAIRALSMDAVQKANSGHPGAPMGMADIAEVLWNSHMKFNPTNSKWVDRDRFVLSNGHGSMLMYSLLHLSGYDLSMEDIKQFRQLHSKTAGHPEYGYAEGIETTTGPLGQGLTNAVGMAIAERTLAAQFNKPGHDIVDHNTYVFMGDGCLMEGLSHEAAAMAGTLGLGKLIAFWDDNDISIDGNIGDWMEKGVPGRFVSYDWHVIPNVDGHDADAINAAIEEAKKVTDKPTLICTKTVIGFGSPNKCGTYSCHGAPLGDEEIDLVRKELGWTAAPFEIPEDIYAGWDHKAQGAKDEAAWNDKFAAYKAAYPAEAAEYERRMAGDLPANFEVDFDAFIAKTQEESPKLASRQASQKAIEQLGSMLPEMFGGSADLTGSNLTNWSKMVKVNKENADGNYLSWGVREFGMAHMMNGMVLHGGFKVFGGTFFMFMEFMRNALRMSALMKIGTIYVYTHDSIGLGEDGPTHQPVEQLATMRVIPNFQTWRGCDAVESAVSWKMAVMRDKAPTALVFSRQALTPMARTAEQVKNIEKGGYVLKDCTGTPDIIFIATGSEVGLAVEAAEAMDANVRVVSMPCTDAYDEQDQAYKDSVLIPGVKRVAIEAGVADGWYKYVGLEGGTVCMSTFGESAPANELFEMFGFTVENVVATANKVLGK, encoded by the coding sequence ATGGCAACTCGTAGAGATCTAGCAAACGCAATCCGTGCTTTAAGTATGGATGCTGTTCAAAAAGCAAATTCTGGTCACCCAGGTGCACCGATGGGTATGGCGGATATCGCTGAAGTATTGTGGAACAGCCACATGAAATTCAACCCAACTAACTCTAAGTGGGTTGATCGCGATCGTTTCGTTCTTTCGAACGGACACGGTTCTATGCTTATGTATTCTCTATTGCACCTTTCAGGTTACGACTTAAGCATGGAAGATATCAAGCAGTTCCGTCAGTTACACTCTAAGACAGCGGGTCACCCTGAATATGGTTATGCTGAAGGTATTGAGACAACAACAGGTCCTCTAGGACAAGGTTTGACAAACGCAGTGGGTATGGCAATTGCAGAACGTACTCTTGCAGCCCAGTTCAACAAGCCAGGTCACGATATCGTTGACCACAATACTTATGTATTCATGGGTGATGGTTGTTTGATGGAAGGTCTTTCTCACGAAGCAGCAGCAATGGCTGGGACTTTAGGTCTTGGTAAGTTGATTGCATTCTGGGATGACAACGATATCTCTATCGACGGTAACATCGGTGATTGGATGGAAAAAGGCGTTCCTGGACGTTTTGTTTCTTATGACTGGCACGTAATTCCTAACGTTGATGGTCATGATGCTGATGCTATTAATGCAGCCATCGAAGAAGCTAAGAAAGTAACAGACAAGCCTACGCTTATCTGTACTAAGACAGTAATTGGTTTTGGTTCGCCAAACAAATGTGGTACTTACTCATGTCACGGAGCACCTTTAGGTGATGAAGAGATTGATTTAGTTCGTAAAGAGCTTGGTTGGACTGCTGCTCCGTTTGAAATTCCAGAAGATATCTATGCTGGTTGGGATCATAAAGCACAGGGTGCTAAAGATGAAGCGGCTTGGAATGACAAGTTTGCAGCTTATAAAGCGGCATATCCAGCTGAAGCAGCTGAATATGAGCGTCGTATGGCGGGTGATCTTCCAGCTAACTTCGAAGTGGATTTTGATGCGTTCATCGCTAAGACTCAAGAAGAGTCTCCAAAACTAGCTTCACGTCAAGCGTCACAAAAAGCAATTGAACAGTTAGGTAGTATGCTTCCAGAAATGTTCGGTGGTTCTGCTGACTTAACAGGTTCTAACTTAACTAACTGGTCTAAGATGGTTAAGGTTAATAAGGAAAATGCTGACGGTAACTACCTATCTTGGGGTGTACGTGAATTCGGTATGGCTCACATGATGAACGGTATGGTTCTTCACGGTGGTTTCAAAGTATTCGGTGGAACATTCTTCATGTTTATGGAATTCATGCGTAACGCTTTACGTATGTCTGCATTAATGAAGATTGGTACTATCTATGTTTACACTCATGACTCTATCGGTCTAGGTGAAGATGGTCCTACTCACCAGCCTGTTGAACAGTTAGCCACAATGCGTGTTATTCCTAACTTCCAAACTTGGCGTGGTTGTGATGCGGTTGAGTCTGCTGTTTCTTGGAAGATGGCTGTTATGCGTGATAAAGCGCCTACTGCACTAGTGTTCTCTCGTCAAGCTCTAACGCCTATGGCGCGTACTGCTGAGCAAGTTAAGAATATCGAAAAAGGTGGTTATGTACTTAAAGATTGTACTGGTACTCCAGACATTATCTTTATCGCTACTGGTTCTGAGGTGGGTCTAGCGGTTGAAGCGGCTGAAGCAATGGATGCAAACGTACGTGTTGTTTCTATGCCTTGTACAGATGCTTATGACGAGCAAGATCAAGCATATAAAGATTCTGTACTTATCCCTGGTGTTAAGCGTGTTGCTATCGAAGCTGGTGTTGCTGATGGTTGGTATAAGTATGTTGGTCTTGAAGGTGGAACAGTTTGCATGTCTACTTTCGGTGAATCTGCACCTGCAAACGAACTGTTTGAAATGTTCGGTTTCACAGTAGAAAACGTTGTAGCAACAGCTAACAAGGTTTTAGGTAAGTAA
- the gap gene encoding type I glyceraldehyde-3-phosphate dehydrogenase, whose translation MTIKVGINGFGRIGRMAFRAAAQDFQNIEVVAINDLLDPEYLAYMLKYDSVHGRFDGDVSVVDGNLVVNGKTIRITAERNPADLAWSDVGADLVIECTGFFLTEESCQAHIDAGAKKVVQSAPSKDHTPMFVYGVNHEEYKGEAIVSAASCTTNGLAPVAKVLNDSFGIKRGLMTTVHAATATQKTVDGPSMKDWRGGRGILENIIPSSTGAAKAVGKVLPALNGKLTGMAFRVPTSDVSVVDLTVELDKEASYDDICAAMKAASEGPMSGVLGYTEEANVSTDFRGDSHPSIFDAKAGIALDSTFVKVVAWYDNEYGYTCNMMRVVEHVGK comes from the coding sequence ATGACTATTAAAGTTGGTATTAACGGTTTCGGCCGTATCGGTCGTATGGCTTTCCGTGCAGCAGCACAAGATTTTCAAAACATTGAAGTAGTAGCAATCAACGATCTACTAGATCCTGAGTATCTAGCGTACATGCTTAAGTATGACTCAGTACACGGTCGTTTTGACGGTGATGTTTCTGTTGTTGACGGTAACCTAGTTGTAAACGGTAAGACTATCCGTATCACAGCTGAGCGTAACCCTGCTGACCTAGCTTGGTCTGATGTAGGTGCTGACCTAGTTATCGAATGTACTGGTTTCTTCCTAACTGAAGAATCTTGTCAAGCTCACATCGATGCTGGTGCTAAGAAAGTAGTTCAGTCTGCTCCTTCTAAGGATCACACTCCAATGTTCGTTTATGGTGTTAACCATGAAGAATACAAAGGTGAAGCAATCGTTTCTGCCGCTTCTTGTACAACTAACGGTCTTGCGCCAGTTGCTAAAGTGCTTAACGATAGCTTCGGTATCAAGCGTGGTCTTATGACTACTGTTCACGCTGCAACAGCGACTCAGAAAACAGTTGATGGTCCTTCTATGAAAGACTGGCGTGGTGGTCGTGGTATTCTTGAGAATATCATTCCTTCTTCAACTGGTGCTGCTAAAGCAGTAGGTAAAGTACTACCTGCTCTTAACGGTAAGCTAACTGGTATGGCTTTCCGTGTACCTACTTCTGACGTTTCTGTTGTTGACTTAACTGTTGAATTAGATAAAGAAGCTTCATATGACGATATCTGTGCAGCAATGAAGGCCGCATCTGAAGGTCCTATGTCTGGTGTTCTTGGTTATACTGAAGAAGCTAATGTTTCTACTGATTTCCGTGGTGATTCTCACCCATCAATCTTTGATGCAAAAGCTGGTATCGCTTTAGATTCTACTTTCGTTAAAGTAGTTGCATGGTATGACAACGAGTACGGTTATACATGTAACATGATGCGCGTTGTAGAACACGTAGGAAAATAA
- a CDS encoding phosphoglycerate kinase translates to MSVIKMSDLDLAGKRVLIREDLNVPVKDGKVTSDARIRASLPTIKMAAEAGAKVMLMSHLGRPTEGEYAEEFSLAPVAADLSAKLGKEVRLVKDYLDGGFDVANGEVVLLENVRFNVGEKKNTEELSKKYAALCDVYVMDAFGTAHRAQASTHGAGAFADTACAGPLLAAELDALGKALNNPARPMVAIVGGSKVSTKLTVLESLSEKVDQLVVGGGIANTFIEAAGYNVGKSLSESDLVPTCNKLNEIMNARGAGIPLASDVVCGKEFSETAVATTMNVSEVSDDDMIFDIGPDSAAELAEIIKNAGTVVWNGPVGVFEFDQFGEGTKAISMAIAESSAFSIAGGGDTLAAIDKYDIADKVSYISTGGGAFLEFLEGKELPAVTMLEAAAAK, encoded by the coding sequence ATGTCTGTAATTAAGATGTCTGATCTAGATTTAGCTGGTAAGCGCGTACTTATTCGTGAAGACCTAAACGTTCCAGTTAAAGATGGTAAAGTTACTTCTGATGCGCGTATCCGTGCTTCATTACCTACAATTAAAATGGCTGCAGAAGCAGGTGCAAAGGTAATGTTAATGTCTCACCTTGGTCGTCCTACTGAAGGTGAATATGCTGAAGAGTTCTCTCTAGCTCCAGTTGCTGCTGATTTATCTGCAAAGTTAGGTAAAGAAGTACGTCTTGTTAAAGACTATTTGGATGGTGGTTTTGATGTTGCTAATGGTGAAGTTGTTCTTTTAGAAAACGTTCGTTTTAACGTTGGTGAAAAGAAAAACACTGAAGAGCTTTCTAAAAAGTATGCTGCTCTATGTGATGTATATGTAATGGATGCGTTTGGTACGGCTCACCGTGCACAAGCTTCTACACATGGTGCTGGTGCTTTTGCTGATACAGCATGTGCTGGTCCGTTATTGGCAGCTGAGTTGGATGCTTTAGGTAAGGCTTTAAATAATCCAGCGCGCCCAATGGTTGCTATCGTTGGTGGTTCTAAGGTCTCAACTAAGTTAACTGTTCTAGAATCACTTTCTGAGAAAGTTGATCAGTTAGTTGTTGGTGGTGGTATCGCGAATACATTTATTGAAGCAGCTGGTTACAACGTTGGTAAGTCACTTTCTGAATCTGACTTAGTGCCTACTTGTAATAAGCTTAATGAAATCATGAATGCACGTGGGGCTGGAATTCCTCTAGCATCTGATGTTGTGTGTGGTAAAGAGTTCTCTGAAACTGCTGTTGCAACTACTATGAATGTTTCTGAAGTTTCTGATGACGATATGATTTTTGATATCGGTCCTGATTCTGCAGCTGAGCTTGCTGAAATCATCAAGAATGCTGGAACAGTTGTTTGGAATGGCCCAGTAGGTGTATTTGAGTTTGATCAATTCGGTGAAGGTACTAAAGCAATCTCTATGGCGATTGCAGAATCTTCAGCATTCTCTATCGCAGGTGGTGGTGATACTTTAGCGGCTATCGATAAGTATGATATTGCTGATAAAGTTTCTTATATCTCTACTGGTGGTGGTGCATTCTTAGAATTCCTAGAAGGTAAAGAGTTGCCTGCAGTAACTATGCTTGAAGCTGCTGCTGCAAAATAA
- the pyk gene encoding pyruvate kinase produces the protein MPSGLRRTKIVATLGPATDREGELEKIIKAGVDVVRINMSHGIAEDHIKRAQAVREMAEKFDRQVGVLVDLQGPKIRIARFADDKIFLQSGDKFALDNNVDNNSGNQHEVGLTYKNLPYDVKEGDKLLLDDGRLVFQVDTVVGERVNCTVVVGGALSNNKGINLAGGGLSAAALTDKDKEDIITAAEINADYLALSFPRSAEDVEYCRSLASKAGLNCSIVSKVERAEAVADDATLDGIILASDVIMIARGDLGVEVGDAQLPALQKKMIKRSRQLNRVTITATQMMETMIDNAIPTRAEVFDVANAVMDGTDAVMLSGETATGHSPSLVVETMGNICREAEKSRTSRESTHRIDESFTAIDETIAMASMYAANHFGVKCIAALTESGNTALLMSRISSGMPIIALTPHLETRRKVTLFRGVYPSTLTYDGLTDEEVKSSILDRIKEFGIAKSGDLILMTRGEVNGAMGGTNKMEIVKLP, from the coding sequence ATGCCAAGTGGTTTAAGAAGAACAAAAATTGTTGCAACTTTAGGTCCTGCTACGGATCGTGAAGGTGAATTAGAAAAAATTATTAAAGCTGGTGTAGATGTTGTTCGTATCAACATGTCTCACGGTATTGCTGAGGATCATATTAAACGTGCTCAAGCAGTTCGTGAGATGGCAGAAAAGTTTGATAGACAGGTTGGGGTTTTAGTGGACCTTCAGGGCCCTAAGATTCGTATTGCTCGTTTCGCAGACGATAAAATCTTTCTGCAAAGTGGTGATAAGTTTGCCCTTGATAATAATGTTGATAATAATTCTGGAAACCAGCATGAAGTAGGTCTTACTTATAAGAATCTACCATATGATGTTAAAGAGGGCGATAAGCTTTTACTAGATGATGGTCGCCTGGTTTTTCAGGTAGATACTGTTGTTGGGGAGCGTGTTAATTGTACTGTAGTGGTCGGTGGCGCTTTATCTAATAACAAGGGTATTAACTTGGCCGGTGGTGGTTTATCTGCTGCAGCACTTACGGATAAAGATAAAGAAGATATTATTACTGCGGCAGAGATTAATGCTGACTATTTGGCGCTGTCTTTCCCTCGTTCAGCGGAAGATGTTGAATATTGCCGTTCTTTAGCGTCTAAAGCAGGTTTGAACTGTAGTATCGTTTCTAAGGTAGAACGTGCTGAAGCGGTTGCAGATGATGCAACATTAGACGGAATTATCTTAGCGTCGGATGTAATCATGATTGCTCGTGGTGACTTAGGTGTGGAAGTGGGCGATGCTCAGCTTCCAGCTCTTCAGAAGAAAATGATTAAGCGTTCTCGTCAATTAAATCGTGTAACAATCACTGCTACACAGATGATGGAGACAATGATTGATAACGCAATTCCTACGCGTGCTGAAGTGTTTGATGTTGCGAACGCAGTTATGGATGGAACTGATGCAGTAATGCTTTCTGGTGAAACTGCTACTGGTCATTCACCAAGCTTAGTTGTGGAAACAATGGGTAATATCTGTCGTGAAGCTGAGAAATCACGCACTTCACGTGAATCAACGCATCGCATTGATGAGTCATTTACTGCCATTGATGAAACAATTGCTATGGCATCAATGTATGCGGCTAATCATTTTGGTGTTAAATGTATTGCAGCATTAACCGAATCAGGGAATACGGCACTTCTTATGTCTCGTATTAGTTCTGGAATGCCAATTATTGCTTTAACACCACATTTAGAAACACGTCGAAAAGTAACACTTTTCCGTGGTGTTTATCCATCTACATTAACTTACGATGGACTAACCGATGAAGAAGTTAAGTCTTCAATTTTAGATCGTATCAAAGAATTTGGTATTGCTAAATCTGGCGACCTAATTCTTATGACTCGTGGTGAAGTAAATGGCGCTATGGGTGGAACAAACAAAATGGAAATTGTTAAACTTCCATAA